A genomic region of Trifolium pratense cultivar HEN17-A07 linkage group LG3, ARS_RC_1.1, whole genome shotgun sequence contains the following coding sequences:
- the LOC123913084 gene encoding transport inhibitor response 1-like protein Os04g0395600, whose protein sequence is MMCKSKKKKDSKHETNFMNSSSAFPDEVLERVLSMVKSRKDRSSVSLVCKEWYNAERWSRKNVFIGNCYSVTPEILTRRFPNIRSVTLKGKPRFSDFNLVPANWGADIHPWLVVFAEKYPFLEELKLKRMFVTDESLEFLAFSFPNFKALSLLSCDGFSTDGLAAVATYCKNLTELDIQENGIDDKNGNWLSCFPESFTSLEVLNFANLNNDVNFDALEKLVGRCKSLKTLKVNKSITLEQLQRLLVRAPQLCELGTGSFSQELTCQQHSELKRAFNNCKSLHTLSGLWVASTQYLEVLYPACTNLTFLNFSYAPLDSEDLSKLLVHCPNLRRLWVVDTVEDKGLEAVGTYCPLLEELRVFPADPFDEGVAHGVTESGFIAVSEGCRKLHYVLYFCRQMTNAAVATVVQNCPDFTHFRLCIMTPGQPDYLTDEPMDEAFGAVVKNCTKLQRLAVSGSLTDLTFEYIGRHAKNLETLSVAFAGSSDWGMQCVLYGCPKLRKLEIRDSPFGNAALFSGLGKYESMRSLWMSDCKVTMNGCRFVAQERPRLNVEVINEEGGDDSRAERVYIYRSVAGPRRDAPPFVLTL, encoded by the exons ATGATGTGTAAGagtaagaaaaagaaagattcAAAACACGAAACAAACTTCATGAATTCAAGTTCAGCTTTTCCTGATGAAGTATTAGAAAGAGTACTTAGCATGGTGAAATCACGCAAAGATAGAAGTTCAGTTTCATTGGTTTGTAAAGAATGGTACAACGCAGAAAGATGGTCAAGGAAAAATGTTTTCATAGGTAACTGTTATTCTGTTACACCTGAGATCTTAACACGTAGATTTCCAAACATAAGAAGTGTTACACTTAAAGGAAAACCTCGTTTTTCTGATTTTAACTTGGTTCCTGCTAATTGGGGTGCTGATATTCATCCATGGTTAGTTGTTTTTGCTGAAAAgtatccttttcttgaagagtTGAAGCTTAAGAGAATGTTTGTTACTGATGAAAGTTTGGAGTTTTTGGCTTTTTCATTTCCTAATTTTAAAGCACTTTCTCTTTTGAGTTGTGATGGATTTAGCACTGATGGTTTGGCTGCTGTTGCTACTTATTGCAA AAATTTAACCGAGCTTGACATACAAGAGAATGGTATCGATGACAAAAATGGTAATTGGTTGAGTTGCTTCCCAGAAAGCTTTACGTCATTGGAAGTATTGAACTTTGCCAACCTAAACAATGATGTAAACTTTGATGCGCTCGAGAAACTTGTTGGTAGGTGCAAATCATTGAAGACTTTGAAGGTTAACAAAAGCATAACACTGGAACAGTTACAAAGACTTCTTGTCCGTGCCCCTCAGTTATGCGAGCTTGGCACTGGCTCATTTTCACAAGAGCTGACATGTCAGCAGCATTCAGAACTCAAACGCGCATTTAACAATTGTAAAAGTCTCCACACACTTTCTGGTTTATGGGTGGCTTCAACACAATATCTAGAAGTTCTTTACCCAGCATGCACAAATCTGACTTTCTTGAATTTTAGTTATGCTCCTCTTGACAGCGAAGATCTTTCTAAGCTTCTGGTTCACTGTCCTAATCTTCGACGCCTTTGG GTTGTCGATACAGTTGAAGACAAGGGACTGGAAGCTGTTGGAACATACTGTCCATTGCTTGAGGAACTACGTGTTTTTCCTGCGGATCCATTTGACGAGGGTGTTGCACATGGGGTTACTGAATCAGGTTTTATTGCTGTCTCTGAAGGATGCCGGAAGCTTCACTACGTCCTCTACTTTTGCCGTCAGATGACCAATGCTGCTGTTGCTACTGTTGTGCAAAACTGCCCCGACTTTACTCATTTTCGACTCTGCATCATGACCCCTGGTCAGCCAGATTACCTGACGGATGAACCTATGGACGAGGCCTTTGGTGCAGTTGTTAAGAACTGCACTAAACTCCAGAGGCTTGCTGTATCAGGTTCTCTAACCGACCTCACATTTGAGTATATAGGAAGGCACGCCAAAAACTTGGAAACACTTTCGGTGGCTTTTGCCGGAAGCAGCGATTGGGGAATGCAGTGTGTACTTTATGGATGTCCAAAGCTGAGAAAACTTGAAATAAGGGACAGTCCATTCGGAAATGCGGCACTTTTTTCAGGTTTGGGGAAGTATGAATCAATGAGATCGCTTTGGATGTCGGACTGCAAAGTGACGATGAATGGATGTAGGTTTGTAGCACAAGAAAGGCCTAGGTTGAATGTTGAAGTGATTAATGAAGAAGGAGGCGATGATAGTAGGGCTGAAAGAGTTTATATTTATCGTTCTGTTGCCGGACCAAGAAGGGACGCACCTCCTTTTGTTCTCACTCTCTGA